The Bradyrhizobium barranii subsp. barranii genome segment TTCTGACGGTCGATACCCGGCATGGCGGCGACATGGCGGACGTTCGGATCAGTGTGACGAAAGAAGCGCCGGGCAGGCCGCTGGCGAAGTCGCGCCTGCTGTTCATCGACAACGTCCGCTGGTCGATGATCATTCTCGTGCTGAGCATGCACGCAGCCGACACCTACAGTCCGTTCGGCAATTGGTACTATGTCGACCGGCGGGAGACCGGCTTCGGCACGGCCCTCTTCTTCGGCATCTATCAGAGCTTCCTCCAGGCCTTCTTCATGGCCGCGCTGTTCTTCATCGCCGGCTATTTCGCCGTCGGCGCCTTCGATCAGAAAGGACTTTCGAAATTTGCGCGTGATCGGCTGATCAGGCTCGGCTTGCCGACTTTGCTCTACATGTTGGTGATCGGCCCGCTGACGCAGTATTTTCTGTCATGGACTTGGGGCAAGGGCGGTTTCGGCCATCAATGGCTGACCCATCTGATGGACGGCGAATGGCTTTCCGAGACGGGACCGATGTGGTTTTGCGCGGTGCTGCTGCTGGTCTCGCTCCTCTATGGCCTGATCCGCCAGACTGGATGGCGGGAGCCCGAGGTTGCGCTGTGCGGCACGGGGATTGTTCTGTTCGTTGCGGCCATGGCGGCACTCACCTTCGCCGTTCGCATTGCCATCCACGCCGATACCTCCGTGCTCAACGTTCACCCCGGCGATCTCCCGCAATACGCTCTCATGTTCGCAGCCGGCGCCGTCGGCTATCGCGGCAATTGGATGCTTGGGCTTGCCGCGCGCTCCTGTATCCGCTGGGGACTGCTCGCGCTGTCGCTCTCTGTGCCGCTGTTTGCAGCGCTCGTGCTGTTCGGCGGAGGCCTGCAGGGTGACACCGCGCTCTATGCAGGCGGCTTCAACTTCGTCAGTGCCGGGAAGTGCCTGTGGGAGGCGCTGGTCTGCGTCGGCATGGGTCTCTTGATGCTGGCCGTCTACCGCCGCTATTTCGACGCGCAAGGGCCGGTCGCCAAATGGCTCTCGGACAACGCCTTCGGCGTCTACCTGATCCATCCGCCGATCCTGGTCGGCTTTGCCCTGCTTCTGCACGCACTGCCGCTCTTCGCACTCACGAAGGCGCTCCTGCTGACCATGTTGGCCGCGATCGGCAGCTTGGCCGTCTCGGCACTGATCCTGCGCAGATCGCCGCTGCGCGCGATCATATAGTCGTATGCCGCGGTCCGGATCGAACCGCGGCATACGAGTTGGTGTTTACATGAGTGCGTATCGAACCCGTTCGCGCTTCGCCAGCAGCGGCAGGGCTTCGCCGGCGATCCAGGTCTTGAAATGTGCGCTCTCCTGATGCGCCTTGAAAGCCGCCTCGTCGCGGAACAGCTCGTAGAACAGGAACTGGGCCGGATTGTCCCTGGCGCGCGAGATCAGGAACAGCTTGACGCCCTCCTCGCGCTGCGCCTCCGGCAGGAAGCGGTCGAGGATCGCGGCGACCTTGTCGGCCTCGCCGGGCTTGGCCTCCCATTGCGCGACGACGAGCAGGCCGCCGCCGTCGACGGCGTCGCTGAGGGATTTCTGCGTGGCATAGTGGTTCATGGTCCTTGCTCCTTGCTGCTGGGCTTGAGATGACGCCGCCGCCCATGGCGAGAGATAGATCGCCAGGACGGCGCCGAAGGCCCGGATCACCGATCTGCGGCTGAACGCTTCGTGGACGCGCGGAACCAGCCGCTGATGTGTCGATCGCATGCTTGTCTCCATCGGTTGGCCTCGATCGCGATCGGCGCAAGCTTGTAGCGAGGGTCTGCCGGCTTTGGTTCGCCGCTGATCGAAGTGTCGATGTCGTGAACGCTTCGATCATGATCGAAGCGTCGTGGTCGCCCGTGCAGGATCCCCGACTGCACCGGCGCTGATCGCCGGCGTCACGCCGCATTTGATTTTGGCGGCGAATTTCGCTACCGCCTTTTCCCGTGGATACGCTCAGGGTCAGAGACGCCAAAGACGTCGAAGAGGTGGTGCGCGCGGCGATTGCCAACGAGCAGCCGCTCGAGATCATCGGTCATGGCAGCAAGCGCGGCATTGGCCACACAATGGCGACCAACGCCGTGCTCGACCTCTCCGCGCTGAATGCCGTCACCTCTTACGAACCCAACGAGCTGATCGTCACGCTCCAGGCCGGCGCCCCGCTGGCCGATGTGCTGTCGCTGATCGATGCCAAGAACCAGCAATTCGCCTTCGAGCCGATGAATACGGCGCCGCTGCTCGGCACGCCCGCGTTGGGTACCATCGGCGGCATGATCGCGGCCGGTCTTGCCGGTCCGCGACGGATCAAGGCGGGCGGGGCGCGCGATCACCTGCTCGGGGCGCACGCCGTCTCCGGTTTCGGCGACAGCTTCAAGACCGGCGGCAAGGTGGTGAAGAACGTCACCGGCTACGACCTCTGCAAGCTGCTGGCGGGGTCCTGGGGCACGCTGTCGGTGATGACCGAGGTGACGTTCAAGGTGATGCCGAAGCCCGAAGCGGAGCGGACGCTGCTGCTGCGCGGGCTCGACGATGCCGTCGCCAACAAGGCGATGACCGCGGCGCTCGGCTCGCCCTTCGACGTCTCCGCCGCCGCGCATCTGCCGAAATCGGCCTTCCGGGCGAAGACCGACGGGCTGGGCGACATCGCCAGCCAGGGCGAAGCGCTGACCGTGCTGCGGCTCGAGGGCATCACGGCGTCCGCCGCGCACCGCGCCGGCTCGCTGCGCGAATTGTTGGCGCCGTTCGGAACCGCGACGCTGGTCGAGGATGTGGCGTCCGCCGCATTGTGGGCCACGATCCGCGACGTCCTGCCGTTCGCGGCCGGCGGTGCAGTTGGG includes the following:
- a CDS encoding FAD-binding protein, giving the protein MDTLRVRDAKDVEEVVRAAIANEQPLEIIGHGSKRGIGHTMATNAVLDLSALNAVTSYEPNELIVTLQAGAPLADVLSLIDAKNQQFAFEPMNTAPLLGTPALGTIGGMIAAGLAGPRRIKAGGARDHLLGAHAVSGFGDSFKTGGKVVKNVTGYDLCKLLAGSWGTLSVMTEVTFKVMPKPEAERTLLLRGLDDAVANKAMTAALGSPFDVSAAAHLPKSAFRAKTDGLGDIASQGEALTVLRLEGITASAAHRAGSLRELLAPFGTATLVEDVASAALWATIRDVLPFAAGGAVGAWPVWRIVCPPASGAALGTQLARETGGDIIYDWGGGLIWAALPPKADAHAPAVRQRADAVGGHATLIRAAEDVRRGVDVFHPQAPGVAALSDRVRASFDPKTILNRGRLTRGAAA
- a CDS encoding acyltransferase family protein: MADVRISVTKEAPGRPLAKSRLLFIDNVRWSMIILVLSMHAADTYSPFGNWYYVDRRETGFGTALFFGIYQSFLQAFFMAALFFIAGYFAVGAFDQKGLSKFARDRLIRLGLPTLLYMLVIGPLTQYFLSWTWGKGGFGHQWLTHLMDGEWLSETGPMWFCAVLLLVSLLYGLIRQTGWREPEVALCGTGIVLFVAAMAALTFAVRIAIHADTSVLNVHPGDLPQYALMFAAGAVGYRGNWMLGLAARSCIRWGLLALSLSVPLFAALVLFGGGLQGDTALYAGGFNFVSAGKCLWEALVCVGMGLLMLAVYRRYFDAQGPVAKWLSDNAFGVYLIHPPILVGFALLLHALPLFALTKALLLTMLAAIGSLAVSALILRRSPLRAII
- a CDS encoding putative quinol monooxygenase is translated as MRSTHQRLVPRVHEAFSRRSVIRAFGAVLAIYLSPWAAASSQAQQQGARTMNHYATQKSLSDAVDGGGLLVVAQWEAKPGEADKVAAILDRFLPEAQREEGVKLFLISRARDNPAQFLFYELFRDEAAFKAHQESAHFKTWIAGEALPLLAKRERVRYALM